From the genome of Thermodesulfobacteriota bacterium, one region includes:
- a CDS encoding catalase, giving the protein MKKTKKLTTRNGAPVVDNQNVMTAGPRGPQLLQDVWFIEKLAHFDREVIPERRMHAKGSGAYGTFTVTHDITKYTKAKIFSKVGKKTDCFVRFSTVAGERGAADAERDIRGFAMKFYTEEGNWDLVGNNTPVFFLRDPLKFPDLNHSVKRDPRTNLRSALNNWDFWTSLPEALHQVTIVMSDRGIPASYRHMHGFGSHTFSFINAKNERYWVKFHLKTQQGIKNLTDQEAEAIIGKCRESHQRDLYGSIEKGDFPRWTFYVQIMPEKEAAKCPYHPFDLTKVWFKKDYPLIEVGILELNKNPENYFAEVEQSAFNPANVVPGIGFSPDKMLQGRLFSYGDAQRYRLGVNHHQIPVNAPRCPYHSFHRDGVMRVDGNYGSTLGYEPNSYGEWQEQKNFAEPPLALEGAADHWDHRVDDDYYSQPGKLFRLMSAAQQKVLFENTARAMGDVPREIKIRHIGNCLKADPAYGKGVAMALGIPLREIPK; this is encoded by the coding sequence ATGAAAAAAACTAAAAAGTTGACCACCAGGAACGGTGCCCCCGTCGTCGACAACCAGAACGTCATGACTGCCGGGCCGCGAGGGCCGCAGCTCTTGCAGGATGTCTGGTTCATCGAGAAACTGGCCCACTTCGACCGGGAAGTAATACCCGAGCGCCGCATGCACGCCAAGGGTTCCGGCGCCTACGGCACCTTCACCGTAACCCACGACATCACCAAGTACACCAAGGCGAAAATCTTCTCCAAGGTCGGCAAGAAGACCGACTGCTTCGTCCGCTTTTCCACCGTCGCCGGCGAACGCGGCGCCGCCGACGCCGAGCGCGATATTCGGGGTTTTGCGATGAAGTTCTACACCGAGGAAGGAAACTGGGACCTCGTGGGAAACAACACGCCGGTCTTCTTCCTGCGCGATCCCCTCAAGTTTCCCGATCTCAACCACTCCGTGAAAAGGGATCCCCGCACCAACCTGCGGAGCGCCCTCAACAACTGGGATTTTTGGACTTCCCTGCCCGAGGCGCTGCATCAGGTCACCATTGTAATGAGCGACCGAGGCATCCCTGCCAGTTACCGTCACATGCACGGCTTCGGCAGCCATACCTTCAGCTTCATCAACGCCAAGAACGAACGCTACTGGGTCAAGTTCCACCTGAAGACACAGCAAGGGATTAAGAACCTGACCGACCAGGAAGCCGAGGCGATCATCGGCAAGTGCCGGGAGAGCCACCAGCGAGACCTCTATGGGAGCATAGAGAAGGGTGACTTTCCGCGCTGGACTTTCTATGTGCAGATCATGCCGGAGAAGGAGGCGGCAAAATGCCCATACCACCCCTTCGACCTGACTAAGGTCTGGTTTAAAAAGGATTATCCGCTGATCGAGGTGGGCATTCTCGAACTGAACAAAAACCCGGAAAATTATTTTGCCGAGGTCGAACAGTCGGCCTTCAACCCGGCCAACGTCGTCCCCGGCATCGGTTTTTCACCCGACAAGATGCTTCAGGGGCGGCTCTTCTCCTACGGTGACGCCCAACGCTATCGCCTGGGGGTGAACCACCACCAGATCCCCGTCAATGCCCCCCGTTGCCCGTATCATAGTTTCCACCGCGACGGCGTCATGCGGGTGGACGGCAATTATGGCAGCACCTTGGGGTACGAACCCAACAGTTACGGTGAGTGGCAGGAACAGAAGAATTTTGCCGAACCGCCCCTGGCCTTGGAGGGAGCCGCCGACCACTGGGACCACCGCGTGGACGATGATTACTACTCCCAGCCCGGCAAGCTCTTCCGTCTCATGAGTGCCGCCCAACAGAAGGTTCTCTTTGAAAACACCGCTCGCGCTATGGGCGATGTGCCACGGGAGATCAAGATCCGCCACATCGGCAACTGTTTGAAAGCCGATCCGGCTTATGGCAAAGGAGTAGCCATGGCACTAGGCATTCCTCTGCGCGAAATTCCGAAATAG
- a CDS encoding transcriptional repressor, protein MVDKLKEHHHKLTPQRLAIINILSHSEGHPSVEDIYRQLQSNFPGVSEATVYRNILLIKSLGEVLELGFAGESTRYDGRKPHPHPHIVCVKCKKIVDPDLESLNEMTKEITEESGFDILTYRLDFFGICPDCRKKSR, encoded by the coding sequence ATGGTGGATAAGCTCAAGGAACACCATCATAAGTTGACGCCCCAGCGCCTCGCCATCATTAATATTCTCTCTCACAGCGAAGGCCACCCCAGCGTTGAAGATATTTACCGACAGCTTCAAAGTAACTTCCCCGGGGTCAGCGAAGCGACCGTGTATCGTAATATATTGCTTATCAAATCATTGGGCGAGGTCCTCGAACTTGGATTCGCAGGGGAGAGCACTCGTTATGATGGCCGCAAACCGCATCCTCATCCCCATATAGTGTGCGTCAAATGCAAGAAAATCGTCGACCCTGACCTGGAAAGTTTGAATGAAATGACGAAGGAAATTACTGAAGAAAGCGGTTTTGATATCCTGACGTATCGGCTTGATTTTTTCGGCATATGTCCGGATTGCCGCAAAAAAAGCAGATAA
- a CDS encoding magnesium transporter, whose product MVRIENLLAAAADTTLEDLMDRDAPVVAPGVDQEVAASRAVRNEESALAVVDQEGRFVGIIPPHRLLAVLLSEHEEDLSRLGGFTKSTAVARTTSEEPVQRRFWHRVPWLLVGLGGALLAADFVGWFEAQLQDKIILAFFIPGIVYLADAVGTQTETVVVRGLSVGVTMRRMIARELLAGLVIGLALAVVAGPLVWWRWGDSDIAFCVGLSVFAACSTATLTAMALPWLLDTFRLDPAFGSGPLATVIQDLLSILIYFAIAYAVVQ is encoded by the coding sequence GTGGTAAGGATCGAGAATTTACTGGCGGCAGCCGCTGATACTACCCTGGAAGACCTGATGGATCGCGATGCCCCCGTTGTTGCGCCGGGAGTAGATCAAGAAGTCGCAGCATCGCGCGCCGTGCGCAACGAGGAATCCGCCTTGGCCGTTGTTGACCAGGAAGGGCGCTTCGTTGGGATTATCCCGCCTCACCGGCTGCTTGCGGTATTGCTGTCCGAGCACGAGGAGGATCTGTCCCGTTTAGGCGGCTTCACCAAGAGCACTGCGGTTGCACGCACCACCAGCGAGGAGCCGGTTCAGCGCCGCTTTTGGCATCGTGTTCCGTGGCTTCTGGTAGGTCTCGGCGGAGCCCTGCTCGCTGCGGACTTTGTCGGCTGGTTCGAGGCACAGCTTCAGGACAAAATCATACTGGCGTTCTTCATCCCGGGCATCGTCTATTTAGCGGATGCCGTCGGCACCCAGACCGAAACCGTTGTCGTCCGCGGGCTATCCGTTGGAGTCACTATGCGAAGGATGATAGCGCGGGAACTGCTGGCCGGTCTCGTGATCGGCTTGGCCCTCGCGGTGGTTGCAGGACCTTTGGTATGGTGGCGTTGGGGGGACTCAGACATTGCGTTTTGCGTGGGGCTGTCTGTATTTGCTGCATGCTCGACGGCCACGTTGACTGCTATGGCGCTTCCCTGGCTTTTGGATACCTTCAGACTCGATCCAGCTTTCGGTAGTGGACCACTGGCCACTGTAATTCAAGACCTGTTATCGATCCTCATTTACTTTGCCATTGCTTATGCCGTGGTGCAATGA
- a CDS encoding type II toxin-antitoxin system VapC family toxin: MLVDTDVLIWYLKGNEKAYQAIENLNNLYISVVSYMELVQGMRNKKELNNLRKGLHAWNAQLLYISEEISAKAMSYVEQHFLSHSMQVADALIGATAMAYGIPVLTGNDKHYKVISNLQIKKFRP, translated from the coding sequence ATGCTTGTCGATACAGATGTGCTCATTTGGTACTTGAAAGGAAACGAGAAGGCCTACCAAGCCATTGAGAATCTGAATAATCTCTATATCTCCGTTGTGAGCTATATGGAGCTTGTCCAAGGAATGAGAAACAAAAAAGAATTGAATAATCTTCGCAAGGGTCTCCATGCCTGGAACGCACAACTCCTTTATATTTCAGAAGAAATCTCTGCAAAGGCAATGTCTTATGTTGAACAGCACTTCCTTAGCCATTCAATGCAAGTAGCAGATGCACTAATAGGCGCCACAGCAATGGCTTACGGCATTCCTGTTCTCACAGGGAACGACAAACACTATAAAGTCATAAGCAATCTTCAAATCAAAAAATTCAGGCCATAG
- a CDS encoding type II toxin-antitoxin system prevent-host-death family antitoxin — protein sequence MPGVRNIDNLATFASIFLFDSEGYGVYTLKYKLNPWRIPMKATAKDLRFRSKELIDSVGRGEEVIITFRGKPCAKLVPYREIKNKTEKNKLFGMWKDNDNVENVNAYVRKLRKGRF from the coding sequence ATGCCCGGCGTTCGGAACATAGATAACCTCGCAACATTTGCCTCAATATTTTTATTTGACTCAGAAGGCTATGGAGTTTATACTTTAAAGTATAAACTTAACCCTTGGAGGATTCCGATGAAAGCCACAGCAAAAGATCTGAGATTTCGCTCAAAAGAACTCATCGATTCTGTCGGAAGAGGGGAAGAGGTCATTATCACTTTCCGTGGCAAGCCTTGTGCCAAGCTCGTTCCCTATCGGGAAATTAAAAACAAAACAGAAAAAAATAAGTTGTTCGGCATGTGGAAAGATAACGACAACGTCGAAAATGTTAATGCGTATGTCCGGAAGTTAAGAAAAGGAAGATTCTAA
- a CDS encoding HAD hydrolase-like protein, translating to MKVFLSHALVDKEIAEKVKQLLSSVSLGLIDPWLSSSLDGLKPGDVLWNEIHEQLRKADKIITILTPNSYLRPWLLYESGYVAGSKGANVVPLTVGITKSDLPSPLSAYVIYAADKEDDLAKLLFQMLSEVVPSPNRELINTQSLQFIKESKILFDKLSKIDELNECKFLDALNIKLIDKLKASEILHRKLSDPDVSNISIITYTNEVEAGAINHYRVQGRKQIHIFKRSLFADLSEQQSCNILRIRDGASVKQWNKYKISLQASIALEDEFKENDAVKVEQYFYDSPPSKRAYLFDETEAIIAFYENAENPILIGGSNYKGMNKSQSLWVTSKTDIGKFLINELIQTTNTFKKTCRTWNEEKKCVDNLMGWRQAVRQPCCNPKAVFLDMDGVLYNSLPNYVTAWQESFKLIGIEFPEIEVYRQEGRPGRATVEAFLKAQKIKDITISQIDAVLKRKAEVLTQLGHSHIQEGATELVEAIRKSNLGMWVVTGSTKDGIKEQIVKNFSGVIPIENIITGNDYAIGKPYPFPYLIAVLKAKICAEDAIVIENAPLGIESADKSGAYCIAVNTGILEDIALEVAGARVIFRSCRQLADKWAQILKELQNHI from the coding sequence ATGAAAGTATTTCTTAGTCATGCATTAGTAGACAAGGAAATTGCAGAAAAGGTTAAACAACTATTATCCTCAGTATCATTGGGGTTGATAGACCCTTGGTTATCATCTTCACTAGATGGCCTAAAACCAGGCGATGTGCTATGGAATGAGATTCATGAACAGTTAAGAAAAGCTGACAAAATAATTACCATTTTAACACCTAACAGTTATTTACGTCCCTGGCTTTTGTATGAAAGCGGGTATGTGGCTGGCTCAAAGGGAGCTAATGTCGTACCGCTCACCGTTGGCATTACCAAATCCGACCTTCCATCTCCACTTTCCGCTTATGTTATATATGCAGCAGATAAAGAAGACGACTTAGCCAAACTGCTATTCCAAATGCTTTCAGAAGTAGTTCCCTCTCCAAATAGAGAATTAATTAATACTCAATCACTGCAATTTATAAAGGAAAGTAAAATCTTATTTGATAAGCTTTCTAAGATAGACGAATTAAATGAATGCAAGTTCTTGGACGCATTAAATATAAAGCTAATCGATAAACTGAAAGCCTCTGAAATTCTCCACAGAAAACTGTCCGATCCTGATGTAAGCAACATTTCAATCATCACTTATACTAATGAAGTAGAAGCTGGCGCTATAAATCACTACAGAGTGCAAGGGAGAAAACAAATTCATATTTTTAAGAGGTCATTATTTGCTGATTTAAGCGAGCAGCAATCATGTAATATTTTACGCATAAGAGATGGCGCATCAGTGAAACAATGGAATAAATATAAAATATCCTTACAGGCGTCTATAGCTCTCGAAGATGAGTTTAAAGAAAATGATGCAGTCAAAGTGGAACAATATTTTTATGACTCCCCACCTTCAAAGCGTGCATATCTTTTTGATGAAACAGAGGCAATTATCGCCTTCTATGAGAATGCAGAAAATCCTATTCTCATAGGGGGTAGCAATTACAAAGGTATGAACAAGTCACAAAGCCTTTGGGTAACCAGTAAAACAGATATAGGCAAATTTCTTATAAATGAATTAATTCAGACAACTAATACTTTCAAAAAAACATGTCGCACATGGAATGAGGAAAAAAAATGCGTAGATAATTTGATGGGCTGGAGACAAGCGGTCCGGCAGCCTTGCTGTAATCCTAAAGCCGTCTTTTTGGATATGGATGGTGTTTTGTATAATTCTTTGCCAAATTATGTAACTGCATGGCAAGAAAGTTTCAAATTGATCGGTATAGAATTTCCAGAAATTGAGGTTTACAGACAAGAAGGAAGACCGGGAAGAGCAACAGTAGAGGCCTTCTTAAAGGCACAAAAAATTAAAGACATTACTATTTCTCAAATTGATGCAGTATTAAAAAGAAAAGCTGAAGTGCTAACTCAGTTGGGGCACTCTCATATTCAAGAAGGTGCCACAGAGCTAGTTGAAGCGATAAGAAAATCCAATCTCGGAATGTGGGTTGTTACTGGGTCTACAAAGGATGGCATAAAAGAGCAAATTGTCAAAAATTTTTCAGGCGTTATTCCAATTGAAAATATCATAACAGGCAATGACTATGCCATCGGGAAGCCGTATCCATTCCCTTATCTTATAGCAGTTTTGAAAGCCAAAATTTGCGCCGAAGATGCAATTGTAATTGAAAACGCACCATTAGGTATCGAATCTGCTGACAAAAGTGGGGCATATTGCATTGCTGTCAATACAGGTATTCTTGAAGATATTGCCTTGGAGGTTGCAGGTGCGAGGGTGATATTTCGCTCTTGTCGCCAGTTGGCTGACAAATGGGCACAGATTTTAAAAGAACTGCAAAATCACATATAA